The segment ATCTCGTCGCGCGTGACGAGCCACGGGCCGAGCGGGCCGAACGTGTCGCAGCCCTTGCCCTTGTCCCATTGGCCGCCGCGCTCGAGCTGATACGCGCGCTCGGAGACGTCATTGACGATGCAGTAGCCGGCCACATGGTTCAGTGCCTGCTCGCGGCTCACGTAGCGGGCCGGTTCGCCGATGACGACGCCCAGCTCGACCTCCCAATCGACCTTTCCGGCACCAGGCGGAATTTCCACGTCGTCGTTGGGCCCGACGATCGCGCTCGTCGCCTTCATGAACAGCACCGGCTCGCTCGGCACGGCCATGCCGGATTCGGCCGCATGGTCGGAATAGTTGAGACCGACGCAGATCATCTTGCCGACCGCGCTCACACACGGGCCGAGCCGCACACCTTCCGGCGCGAGCGGCAACGATGCCGGATCGACCGACGCGAGCCGATCGAGCGCCTGCCGCGAGAGCGCCGCACCGCCGATGTCGGGCGTATGCGCCGACAAGTCGCGGATACGGCCGCTCGAATCGACGACGCCGGGCTTCTCCTTGCCCGGCTCCCCAAAACGGACCAGCTTCATGCAGTGCCTCCTCCTGGAATGATCGATGCCTGTGCCGGTGCACTATAGGGCGCGCATCGATACCCGAACAATCCGGATGCCGGATGGGGCGATAACGAAACCGAATCGCTTTTATGGCACGCGGCCCCGGACACGATAAACTGGCGACTTTGCGGAAAAACGTCGGAAGAACGCGTGGCACTTGATGAGTACTACGAACGATTAGGGCTGCCCAATGCCGCGTCGGCGGCGGAGATCAAGCGCGCCTATCGGCGTCTGCGGGCGAAATTCCATCCCGATCGCAACAGAGGCAAGGAAGCGGCCGTCGAGCCGCAGTTCAAGCGCGTTCAAGAGGCATTCGAGATCCTCACCGGGCAGCGTGAAGCGCCGGCTGCCCCGCGGCCGGCCGCCGCATCGTATTCCTCGCATTCCCCACATCCCCCTCGGCGCGCGGAACCCCATCCCCGGCCCGCTGCGCCCCGAGAACCTCATACGGCGCCGGGGGCAGCCGATACCCGCCCGTGGACGGAGGCGTTCAGAACCGGCGGCCCGATGCCGGTGCGCGGCGCGAACCGGCACACGCAACTCCATGTGCCGCTCGACGTTGCGCTCAACGGCGGCCGCGTGGTTGCCAGCTACCAGGTCAGCGACACCTGCCGCCAGTGCCGTGGGATGAGCGCCCGCCTTGCCCTCCAACCCTGTGCGGACTGCGACGGGCAGGGCATCGCGCCGGGCGGCGCCCTCTGCCGCTCATGCTCGGGGCAGGGGCGCATCAAGACCAACCGCTGGTGCACGAAATGCCAGAACAAGGGCGTCGAGCAATCGCAGAAAACCGAAACGGTCGAGGTGCCGGCCGGCGCGTGGGACGGTCAGCGCATCGTGGTGCCCGGTGCGGGTTTTCCCGGGGTGCACGGCGGGCAAGCGGGCGATGCGACGTTTACGGTCGTGATCGTCTGTGGACCCGGCTATCAGCGTGACGGGCTCAATGTGAGCGGCGAAATCGAGATCGACTTCGTCACGGCCACGCTGGGCGGCACGTTCGATGCGCGCGTGCTTGGCCGTGACATGCTCGTGACGATTCCGCCGAACGCGCAGCAAGGCAGTTTCATTCGGCTGCCGACGCAGGGCTTGCGCGACGGCTCGGGAAATCAGGGCGAATTGAAGCTTCGCATCGTGCTCGCCATGCCGAAGGCCGCGGCGCAATTGACGAGCGATCAGCGCGCCGTGCTGCGGGAAATGTTCGCCGACGCCGCGCGGCGCGAGCGCAAGAACTGAAGGCGGCACGCGCCGCTTCGGCGCGATGATGCGCCAGGCACGCGCCGTCCCTTACGACCACCGCCAGCCGGAGATAGGGTCATAGGATCCTGTTCATCCGCTTTCAAGCGCCCGATGACCCTGGGATTGCTTTCTGGCCGATGACGGCCCGCTACGCATCAGGCCGTCGTCCCGGCGTAG is part of the Trinickia caryophylli genome and harbors:
- a CDS encoding fumarylacetoacetate hydrolase family protein, producing MKLVRFGEPGKEKPGVVDSSGRIRDLSAHTPDIGGAALSRQALDRLASVDPASLPLAPEGVRLGPCVSAVGKMICVGLNYSDHAAESGMAVPSEPVLFMKATSAIVGPNDDVEIPPGAGKVDWEVELGVVIGEPARYVSREQALNHVAGYCIVNDVSERAYQLERGGQWDKGKGCDTFGPLGPWLVTRDEIADPQSLDMWLDVDGKRFQNGNTRTMIFDVATLVSYISQFMSLQPGDVISTGTPPGVGMGQKPEPVYLRAGQSMRLGISGLGEQRQRTVNAQAAEAQ
- a CDS encoding DnaJ C-terminal domain-containing protein; this translates as MALDEYYERLGLPNAASAAEIKRAYRRLRAKFHPDRNRGKEAAVEPQFKRVQEAFEILTGQREAPAAPRPAAASYSSHSPHPPRRAEPHPRPAAPREPHTAPGAADTRPWTEAFRTGGPMPVRGANRHTQLHVPLDVALNGGRVVASYQVSDTCRQCRGMSARLALQPCADCDGQGIAPGGALCRSCSGQGRIKTNRWCTKCQNKGVEQSQKTETVEVPAGAWDGQRIVVPGAGFPGVHGGQAGDATFTVVIVCGPGYQRDGLNVSGEIEIDFVTATLGGTFDARVLGRDMLVTIPPNAQQGSFIRLPTQGLRDGSGNQGELKLRIVLAMPKAAAQLTSDQRAVLREMFADAARRERKN